A window of the Desulfovibrio sp. Fe33 genome harbors these coding sequences:
- a CDS encoding B12-binding domain-containing radical SAM protein, with protein MARPTFPNIPWSSLPDRDDGPRVLGINPWITDFAAFNVWSRPAGLLACLDMLRNAGASVALLDCLDPTWAPAPELGLKWPKPGKYGTGHYHKEEIEPPAPLAFMDRRYSRYGLPRDRVVEALAALDPAPDAVMVTTIMTYWYPGALDILDICAELWPDTPRFLGGTYATLCGEHAAKHADAHLQQGPLENSANWANFCDLINFNQAQPTENSGLSLALDLYSDPAFSIILGSRGCPFACEYCASRALYPHFRQGTADAVMETVRSEHARGVRDFAFYDDALLVNPGRWLWPVLDEIAGAGPDIRLHTPNAMHVRHLTPEVCGRLKAAGLTTVRLGLETTDFDHRHDVKLTREQWEAGARNLLEAGFDLDDIGVYILFGLPGQDLGNVEQAVRHVRSFGFRPHLAHYTPIPGSPMFDAACAASPYPLADEPLFQNNSIWPCVPGGFNWEDARRWKSILHGE; from the coding sequence ATGGCACGCCCCACTTTTCCCAACATTCCTTGGTCCTCGCTTCCGGACCGGGACGACGGCCCGCGCGTCCTCGGCATCAACCCGTGGATAACCGACTTCGCCGCCTTCAACGTTTGGTCGCGTCCCGCCGGTCTGCTCGCTTGCCTGGACATGCTCCGCAACGCCGGAGCCTCGGTCGCCCTGCTCGACTGTCTCGATCCCACCTGGGCCCCGGCCCCGGAGCTCGGCCTCAAATGGCCCAAACCCGGCAAGTACGGCACCGGCCACTACCACAAGGAAGAAATCGAACCGCCCGCGCCACTGGCCTTCATGGACCGCCGCTATTCCCGCTACGGCCTCCCCCGCGACCGGGTCGTCGAAGCGCTGGCCGCGCTTGATCCGGCCCCTGACGCCGTCATGGTCACGACCATCATGACCTATTGGTATCCCGGCGCGCTCGACATCCTCGACATCTGCGCCGAACTGTGGCCCGACACTCCCCGCTTCCTCGGCGGCACTTACGCCACCTTGTGCGGAGAACATGCCGCCAAACACGCCGACGCCCACCTCCAGCAAGGCCCGCTGGAAAACTCCGCGAACTGGGCTAATTTCTGCGATCTGATTAATTTCAATCAAGCTCAACCAACTGAGAATTCAGGTCTTTCATTAGCATTAGACCTTTATTCAGACCCGGCATTTTCGATCATTCTCGGTTCGCGGGGCTGTCCCTTTGCCTGTGAATATTGCGCCAGCCGCGCCCTGTATCCCCATTTCCGCCAGGGCACTGCCGATGCGGTCATGGAAACCGTGCGCTCCGAGCACGCCCGGGGGGTGCGCGACTTCGCCTTTTACGACGACGCGCTGCTCGTCAATCCCGGGCGCTGGCTCTGGCCGGTTCTCGACGAAATCGCCGGGGCGGGTCCGGACATCAGGCTGCACACCCCCAACGCCATGCATGTGCGCCATCTCACCCCCGAGGTGTGCGGTCGGCTCAAGGCGGCCGGATTGACCACGGTGCGGCTGGGGTTGGAGACCACGGACTTCGACCACCGTCACGACGTCAAACTAACGCGCGAGCAATGGGAAGCGGGAGCCCGGAATCTCCTGGAGGCGGGGTTCGATCTCGACGATATCGGGGTGTATATTCTCTTCGGCCTCCCCGGCCAGGATCTCGGCAATGTGGAACAGGCCGTACGCCACGTGCGTTCCTTCGGGTTCCGCCCGCACCTGGCCCACTACACGCCCATCCCCGGGTCGCCCATGTTCGATGCGGCCTGCGCCGCCAGCCCGTATCCGCTGGCCGACGAACCGCTCTTTCAGAACAACTCCATTTGGCCCTGCGTGCCGGGCGGCTTCAACTGGGAAGACGCCAGGCGGTGGAAGTCGATTTTGCACGGAGAGTAG
- a CDS encoding sigma-54-dependent transcriptional regulator — translation MAANILILDDEKNYLLILESILEDEGYGVTTLSDPEMGLAYLEDSEVDVILTDMKMPGMSGRDVLEHCKKNYPHIPVLIMTAFGSIEAAVEAMRIGAFDYITKPFANEELLLSISKAVQYASTQQENIRLKKEIRDRYSKDNIIARGKGMQQVLDMVDRAAPSKSTVLILGESGTGKELVARAIHTSSPRREAPFVTVNCMALNPGVLESELFGHEKGSFTGATAMRKGRFEQANKGTLFLDEIGELTPELQVKLLRVLQEHQIERVGGTETLDVDIRIVAATNKNLQDSVAKGEFREDLFYRLNVVSLFMPPLRERREDIPLLAAHFLEKYNKENQMEISGFTSAAMDYLTAYEWPGNVRQLENVVERCTVLARNVVIDADDLPPEIKDEEAQFKSAVDLLPTKLNLADTMDKIEGALVKRALVRTDFVQVKAAEMLGLSKSNLQYKLKKYGLTGKAK, via the coding sequence ATGGCAGCAAACATACTCATACTCGACGACGAAAAGAACTATCTGCTCATCCTGGAGTCCATCCTGGAGGACGAGGGATACGGCGTGACCACCTTGTCCGATCCGGAGATGGGACTGGCATATCTCGAGGATTCCGAGGTCGACGTGATCCTGACCGACATGAAGATGCCCGGCATGTCGGGCCGGGATGTGCTCGAACACTGCAAGAAGAACTATCCGCATATCCCGGTGTTGATAATGACCGCCTTCGGTTCCATCGAGGCCGCGGTGGAGGCCATGCGCATCGGGGCCTTCGACTACATCACCAAGCCCTTCGCCAACGAGGAGCTGCTCCTGTCCATCTCCAAGGCCGTGCAGTACGCCTCCACCCAGCAGGAGAACATCCGGCTGAAAAAGGAAATTCGCGACAGGTATTCCAAGGACAACATCATCGCTCGCGGCAAGGGGATGCAGCAGGTTCTGGACATGGTCGACAGGGCCGCCCCCTCCAAATCCACGGTGCTCATTCTCGGCGAGTCCGGCACGGGCAAGGAGCTCGTGGCCCGGGCCATCCACACTTCCTCGCCCCGGCGCGAGGCTCCCTTCGTCACGGTCAACTGCATGGCCCTGAACCCCGGCGTCCTCGAATCCGAGCTTTTCGGCCATGAGAAGGGGTCCTTCACCGGCGCCACGGCCATGCGCAAGGGCCGGTTCGAGCAGGCCAACAAGGGCACGCTCTTTCTCGACGAGATCGGCGAGCTGACCCCGGAACTTCAGGTCAAGCTCCTGCGCGTGTTGCAGGAACATCAGATAGAGCGCGTGGGCGGGACCGAGACCCTGGATGTGGATATCCGCATAGTGGCCGCCACCAACAAGAATCTCCAGGATTCGGTGGCCAAGGGCGAGTTCCGCGAGGACCTGTTCTACCGCCTGAACGTCGTTTCCCTCTTCATGCCGCCCCTGCGCGAGCGACGCGAGGATATTCCGCTCCTGGCCGCGCATTTCCTTGAGAAATACAACAAGGAAAACCAGATGGAGATTTCCGGTTTCACCTCGGCGGCCATGGATTACCTGACCGCCTACGAATGGCCCGGCAACGTGCGGCAGCTTGAGAACGTGGTCGAGAGGTGCACCGTCCTGGCCCGCAACGTGGTCATCGACGCCGACGACCTGCCGCCCGAGATCAAGGATGAGGAAGCGCAGTTCAAGTCCGCCGTGGATCTTCTGCCCACCAAGCTCAATCTGGCCGATACCATGGACAAGATCGAGGGAGCCCTGGTCAAGCGCGCTTTGGTCAGGACCGACTTCGTTCAGGTCAAGGCCGCCGAGATGCTTGGCCTTTCCAAGTCCAACCTACAGTACAAATTGAAAAAATACGGCCTGACAGGCAAAGCGAAATAG
- a CDS encoding HD-GYP domain-containing protein: MPPEQSLPGSLACLIEIARAAESRTESTAFHSEKVARVAHGVAKALGKPKAVLERLLLMGRLHNIGLVGIRDSVLLKTTKLTSGEFAHIREHARLGADLLAAIPQLADVAEVCRRHHERWDGSGYPDGLAGEAIPNPARLIAVADVYCAMISERPHRDSLPRAVAAEIIKEERNRLLCPECVDGFLAWYDRTDGRIDLF, from the coding sequence ATGCCGCCCGAACAAAGCCTCCCCGGCAGCCTGGCCTGCCTCATCGAAATAGCCCGCGCCGCCGAGTCGCGGACAGAATCCACAGCGTTCCACTCCGAAAAGGTCGCCCGCGTGGCGCACGGCGTCGCCAAGGCCCTGGGCAAGCCCAAAGCCGTCCTGGAACGCCTGCTGCTCATGGGCAGGCTGCATAATATCGGCCTGGTGGGCATCAGGGATTCGGTCCTGCTCAAAACCACGAAACTCACGTCCGGGGAATTCGCGCACATCCGGGAACACGCACGGCTCGGCGCGGACCTGCTCGCCGCCATCCCGCAATTGGCGGACGTGGCTGAAGTCTGCCGCCGCCACCACGAGCGTTGGGACGGCTCGGGCTATCCCGACGGCCTGGCAGGCGAGGCCATCCCCAACCCGGCGCGGCTCATCGCCGTGGCCGACGTTTACTGCGCCATGATCTCCGAACGGCCCCACCGCGACTCACTGCCGCGTGCCGTAGCCGCCGAAATAATCAAGGAGGAGCGAAACCGTCTCCTTTGCCCGGAATGCGTGGACGGGTTCCTCGCCTGGTATGACAGGACGGACGGCCGCATCGACCTCTTCTAG
- a CDS encoding 5-formyltetrahydrofolate cyclo-ligase encodes MSEKGKTELRERLIRRRAALTADEVARASEGAVALIRTLFEWKNATEALLYWPVRGEIDLRPLAAELWQRGCRVLFPRCRPDSPGEMDLACAACEDELVPGAFSILEPDAMRCPAVDSCRPNIALIPGVSFDRRGNRLGFGGGYYDRLLATEAMRDTLIVGVAHEFQLVESIPTEPWDKPVDVVCTEDELWRP; translated from the coding sequence ATGTCTGAAAAGGGAAAAACCGAACTGCGCGAACGGCTCATCAGACGCCGTGCCGCCCTGACCGCCGACGAGGTAGCCCGTGCGAGCGAAGGAGCCGTTGCGCTCATCCGCACCCTCTTCGAATGGAAAAACGCCACCGAGGCCCTGCTCTACTGGCCGGTCCGAGGCGAAATCGACCTGCGGCCGCTGGCCGCCGAACTGTGGCAACGCGGCTGCCGCGTATTGTTCCCCCGCTGCCGCCCGGACTCCCCCGGCGAAATGGACCTGGCCTGCGCCGCCTGCGAAGACGAACTGGTGCCGGGCGCGTTCTCCATCCTGGAGCCGGACGCCATGCGCTGCCCGGCGGTGGACTCCTGCCGCCCGAACATCGCGCTCATTCCGGGCGTGAGCTTCGACCGGCGGGGCAACCGGCTGGGCTTCGGCGGCGGGTATTACGACAGGCTGCTGGCCACTGAGGCCATGCGGGACACCCTTATCGTCGGCGTGGCCCACGAGTTCCAGCTCGTCGAAAGCATCCCGACCGAGCCCTGGGACAAGCCGGTGGACGTGGTCTGCACCGAGGACGAACTATGGCGGCCGTAG
- a CDS encoding ATP-grasp domain-containing protein, with amino-acid sequence MFVIDYPYVSDFLLDSIRELDQPVLDTPQARSLAKGAPLAYIDEIEFSARMALGGKVLTNSENGLGHVLRCRCNEDLARQIDVCKDKALFREAVAALHPDYVFRRIPFDDLAAFDASSMPCPFVVKPTRGFFSLGVHVVGSPADWHATVRAIEAEREALNAEYPEAVVSGGEFIAEASIDGEEYAVDVYYDADGNPVITNIMHHAFLSADDISDRLYYTSARIIETWLLPFTDYLRDVGRECGFRDFATHVEVRVTATGDILPIEANPLRFAGWCVADMTSMAWGFDPYEAYFKELRPDWDAILSSDQGNATVMVIGDLPSGLDRASIRDIDYDGFRSLFSNILELRKIDYMQYPVFAFAFATMSEGDLEALKPVLAQDFTRFVGMK; translated from the coding sequence ATGTTCGTCATCGATTATCCCTACGTTTCCGACTTCCTGCTCGACTCCATTCGCGAACTCGACCAGCCCGTGCTCGATACGCCCCAGGCCCGGAGCCTGGCCAAGGGTGCGCCCCTCGCCTACATCGACGAGATCGAATTTTCCGCCCGCATGGCCCTGGGCGGCAAGGTCCTGACCAATTCTGAGAACGGGTTGGGGCACGTCCTGCGTTGCCGGTGCAACGAGGACCTGGCCCGGCAGATAGACGTCTGCAAGGACAAGGCGCTCTTCCGCGAGGCCGTGGCCGCCCTGCATCCGGACTACGTCTTTCGGCGCATTCCCTTTGATGATTTGGCCGCTTTCGACGCCTCGTCCATGCCTTGTCCCTTTGTCGTCAAGCCCACTCGGGGCTTCTTCAGCCTGGGCGTGCATGTGGTCGGTTCGCCCGCCGACTGGCACGCGACGGTCCGCGCCATCGAGGCCGAGCGCGAGGCCCTGAACGCCGAGTACCCCGAAGCGGTGGTCAGCGGGGGCGAGTTTATCGCGGAAGCGTCCATCGACGGCGAGGAGTACGCCGTCGACGTCTACTACGATGCCGACGGCAACCCGGTGATTACCAACATCATGCATCACGCATTTCTGTCCGCCGACGACATCTCGGACCGCCTTTACTACACCTCGGCACGGATCATCGAAACCTGGCTGCTGCCTTTTACCGACTACCTTCGCGACGTGGGCAGGGAGTGCGGCTTCCGCGATTTCGCCACCCATGTGGAGGTGCGCGTTACCGCAACCGGCGACATCCTGCCCATCGAAGCCAACCCCCTGCGTTTCGCGGGCTGGTGCGTGGCCGACATGACCTCCATGGCCTGGGGATTCGATCCCTATGAAGCCTATTTCAAGGAACTGCGTCCCGATTGGGACGCCATCCTCTCCTCGGACCAGGGGAACGCCACCGTCATGGTCATCGGCGACCTGCCGTCCGGCCTGGACCGCGCCTCCATCCGGGACATCGACTACGACGGATTCCGGTCTCTTTTTTCCAACATCTTGGAATTGCGTAAAATTGATTACATGCAATACCCCGTCTTCGCCTTTGCCTTCGCGACCATGTCCGAAGGCGATCTGGAGGCCCTCAAGCCGGTCCTCGCTCAGGACTTCACCCGCTTCGTCGGGATGAAGTAA
- a CDS encoding tetratricopeptide repeat protein, with protein MILRSFSFLLILSLLLGGIYCSALPAVGRDIKAAARSGDAAAQVILARMYFEGTFGSHDPVMSARWLLAAVDQGDPDAMNILGRFYLSGVGVERDEARGLSLLREAADRGQPQAQAYMAYAYGEGAGVERDTVEFLRWTRRAAENGDARSRYNLAVLYLTGSLVSQDVPAGRALLELSADQGFTEAQVALGELLIRNLDQPSDLVEAGKWFAIAGTKGHPRAEKRLHQIVEFMSREEMDEAGRRANAWLRAKAAAR; from the coding sequence ATGATATTACGGTCGTTTTCCTTCCTGCTGATTCTTTCCCTGCTCCTGGGAGGCATTTATTGCTCGGCCCTGCCTGCGGTGGGCCGCGATATCAAGGCCGCAGCGCGGTCGGGCGACGCCGCGGCCCAGGTGATCCTGGCGCGGATGTATTTCGAAGGGACTTTCGGGAGCCACGACCCGGTCATGTCCGCTCGCTGGCTGTTGGCCGCGGTGGATCAGGGCGATCCCGACGCCATGAACATCCTGGGCCGGTTCTACCTGTCCGGGGTGGGGGTTGAGCGCGACGAGGCCAGGGGGCTGTCCCTGCTCAGGGAAGCCGCCGACAGGGGCCAGCCCCAGGCTCAGGCGTATATGGCCTATGCCTACGGGGAAGGCGCGGGCGTGGAGCGCGACACCGTCGAGTTCCTGCGCTGGACCAGGCGGGCCGCTGAAAACGGCGACGCCCGGAGCCGGTACAATCTGGCCGTCCTCTACCTGACCGGCAGCCTGGTTTCCCAGGATGTCCCGGCCGGGCGCGCCCTGCTTGAACTCTCGGCGGACCAGGGGTTCACCGAAGCCCAAGTGGCCCTTGGGGAGCTGTTGATCCGAAATCTGGACCAGCCGTCCGATCTGGTGGAGGCGGGCAAGTGGTTCGCCATCGCCGGAACAAAGGGCCATCCCCGGGCCGAAAAACGGCTTCACCAGATCGTCGAGTTCATGTCCCGCGAGGAGATGGACGAGGCGGGCCGCCGCGCCAATGCCTGGCTTCGGGCCAAGGCCGCCGCGCGATAA
- a CDS encoding polyphenol oxidase family protein, whose protein sequence is MAAVAFFPFQFVDIPQVACAFTSRRGGVSEPPHDSANISFDVNDDPEAVAVNRRAVFERMGLTGWCELNQVHGDVIHFDPAPHAPEERPTLDGDGMTTAEPGYGLVIKTADCQPILLAHRSGKFVAGLHAGWRGNKLDFPGSGVRRFCDRYGLKPEDIFAVRGPSLGPESAEFVNFDKDFGDQFRPWFNSASRTMDLWRLTRDQLMDAGVPGKQIFGLDLCTMTMNDTFFSYRKACAAPVRDTGRQCGIIWIKK, encoded by the coding sequence ATGGCGGCCGTAGCCTTCTTCCCCTTTCAGTTCGTGGACATCCCGCAGGTGGCCTGCGCCTTCACCTCCCGGCGGGGAGGCGTTTCCGAGCCGCCCCACGACTCGGCCAACATATCCTTCGACGTGAACGACGATCCGGAGGCCGTGGCCGTCAACCGAAGGGCGGTTTTCGAACGCATGGGACTGACCGGCTGGTGCGAACTCAACCAGGTGCACGGCGACGTCATCCATTTCGATCCCGCGCCCCACGCCCCGGAAGAACGCCCGACCCTGGACGGCGACGGCATGACCACGGCCGAACCCGGCTATGGCCTGGTCATCAAGACCGCCGACTGCCAGCCCATTCTCCTGGCCCACCGCTCGGGCAAATTCGTGGCCGGGCTGCACGCTGGCTGGCGCGGCAACAAGCTGGACTTTCCCGGTTCGGGCGTGCGCCGCTTCTGCGACCGCTACGGACTCAAGCCCGAGGACATCTTTGCCGTTCGTGGCCCCTCGCTGGGTCCGGAATCCGCCGAATTCGTCAACTTCGACAAGGACTTCGGCGACCAATTCCGCCCCTGGTTCAATTCCGCGAGCCGGACCATGGACCTCTGGCGGCTGACCCGCGATCAACTGATGGACGCGGGCGTACCTGGAAAACAAATTTTCGGACTCGACCTCTGCACCATGACCATGAACGACACCTTCTTCTCATACCGCAAGGCGTGCGCGGCCCCTGTCCGGGATACCGGCAGGCAGTGCGGTATCATCTGGATTAAAAAATAG
- a CDS encoding DEAD/DEAH box helicase, translated as MLDSERMAHQIAHHRIVEGADARFGEPRRPWPAALQNALSLLGIDKLYDHQAEAVDYVRAGRHVVVATPTASGKTLTYNLPVIEQCLADPESKALYLFPLKALAQDQLKGFNELTALLPKERRPTAAIYDGDTTPHFRKKIRNSPPNVILSNPEMVHLSMLPHHAGWAEFLSGLTHIVVDEVHTYRGVMGGHMAMVFRRLMRLCRYYGASPTFVFCSATIGNPAELCRMLTGLDAHPILESGAAHGGRHMIFINPDASPSKAAIQLLRAALARGLRTIVYCQSRKMTELISIWASEHSGEFRDRISAYRAGFLPEERREIEARMADGDLLAVISTSALELGIDIGGLDVCIMVGYPGSIMATLQRGGRVGRSQRDSAVALIAQEDALDQYFMRNPEDFFARPPESAMLNPFNPVIMDRHLICAAAELTLRRGEEFLAEEPVARRVGQLVDAGELFEVEPDLPGHPVEIVTHRKRPHRDVDLRGAGSQLHIEDNSLDREKAPVIGTIDQYRAFRETHPGAVYLHRGRTFVVEGLDLAAGAVHAVARRVGYYTKPRGSKETEILEVLGQKASFGTRVYFGRVKVTEMITGYEKRSVRGGKLLGIVPLDLPPQVFETEAIWFEIGHDIRRRCEEEFLHFMGGIHAFEHAAIGMLPLLVMTDRNDLGGISTPMHTQVDGPAVFIYDGMPGGAGLTRQAFERADELIETTLKTIRDCPCELGCPSCVHSPKCGSGNRPIDKRAALFVLEAIRSGDPKSITPKDIDVNTLPGIDMKRPAPKRFGVIDIETRYSADEVGGWNRADRMGVSIACVWDSGDEAMFDYEQDDMNGLVAHLQRFDLVIGFNHIKFDYAVLGGLHPFSFRSLPSLDLLTEVQNRLGYRVKLDNIASATLGAGKSADGLQALKWWKEGRLDLITEYCRQDVAVTRDVYLFGREYGHVFFTNKAGQKVKLPVQW; from the coding sequence ATGCTCGATTCCGAGCGCATGGCCCATCAGATAGCCCACCACCGGATCGTCGAGGGAGCGGACGCCCGGTTTGGCGAGCCTCGCCGCCCGTGGCCCGCCGCCCTGCAAAACGCGCTTTCACTGCTCGGCATCGACAAGCTTTACGACCATCAGGCCGAGGCTGTGGACTATGTCCGTGCGGGGCGTCACGTCGTGGTTGCCACGCCCACGGCCAGCGGCAAGACCCTGACCTACAATCTCCCGGTCATCGAGCAGTGCCTGGCCGACCCCGAGTCCAAGGCGTTGTATCTTTTCCCGCTCAAGGCGCTTGCCCAGGACCAGCTCAAGGGATTCAACGAGCTGACCGCGCTGCTGCCGAAGGAGCGTAGGCCCACTGCGGCCATCTACGACGGCGACACCACGCCCCATTTCCGCAAGAAGATCAGGAATTCGCCGCCCAACGTGATTCTTTCGAACCCGGAGATGGTCCATCTGTCCATGCTCCCGCACCACGCGGGCTGGGCCGAATTCCTGTCCGGGTTGACGCACATCGTGGTGGACGAGGTGCACACCTATCGAGGGGTCATGGGCGGTCACATGGCCATGGTCTTCCGCCGACTCATGCGGCTGTGCCGTTACTACGGGGCCAGCCCGACCTTCGTGTTCTGCTCGGCGACCATCGGCAACCCGGCCGAGTTGTGCCGGATGCTCACCGGCCTCGACGCCCACCCCATCCTGGAGTCCGGGGCCGCGCACGGCGGGCGGCACATGATCTTCATCAACCCTGACGCCAGCCCGTCCAAGGCCGCCATCCAGCTCCTGCGGGCGGCCCTGGCGCGCGGCCTCAGGACCATAGTCTACTGCCAGTCGCGCAAGATGACCGAGCTGATTTCCATTTGGGCCTCGGAACACAGCGGGGAGTTCAGGGACCGCATCTCCGCCTACCGGGCCGGGTTCCTGCCCGAGGAGCGGCGCGAGATCGAGGCTCGCATGGCCGACGGCGATCTGCTGGCCGTCATTTCGACCTCGGCGCTGGAGCTGGGCATCGACATCGGCGGGCTGGACGTCTGCATCATGGTCGGCTACCCCGGCTCCATCATGGCCACCCTGCAACGGGGCGGCCGGGTGGGTCGCAGCCAAAGGGATTCCGCCGTGGCGCTCATCGCCCAGGAGGACGCCCTGGACCAGTATTTCATGCGCAACCCGGAGGATTTCTTCGCCCGTCCGCCCGAGTCGGCCATGCTCAACCCGTTCAACCCGGTCATCATGGACCGTCATCTGATCTGCGCCGCGGCCGAGCTGACCTTGCGCCGTGGCGAGGAGTTCCTGGCCGAGGAGCCTGTGGCCCGCAGGGTCGGGCAGTTGGTGGACGCGGGTGAGCTTTTCGAGGTCGAGCCGGACCTGCCCGGCCATCCCGTGGAGATAGTCACCCACCGCAAACGGCCGCATCGGGACGTCGACCTGCGCGGGGCGGGCAGCCAACTGCATATCGAGGACAACTCCCTCGACCGCGAAAAGGCGCCCGTCATCGGGACCATAGACCAGTACCGGGCGTTCAGGGAGACCCATCCGGGCGCGGTGTATCTGCACCGGGGGCGGACCTTCGTCGTCGAGGGGCTGGACCTGGCCGCCGGAGCGGTGCACGCCGTGGCGCGGCGGGTGGGCTATTACACCAAGCCGAGAGGGTCCAAGGAGACCGAGATTCTTGAGGTCCTGGGTCAGAAGGCGAGCTTCGGCACGCGCGTCTATTTCGGCCGGGTCAAGGTCACGGAGATGATTACCGGGTACGAGAAGCGGTCCGTGCGCGGCGGCAAGCTGCTCGGCATCGTGCCCCTGGACCTGCCGCCGCAGGTCTTCGAGACCGAGGCCATCTGGTTCGAGATCGGCCACGACATCCGGCGGCGGTGCGAAGAGGAGTTCCTGCATTTCATGGGCGGCATCCACGCCTTCGAGCACGCGGCCATCGGGATGCTGCCGCTGCTGGTCATGACCGACCGCAACGATCTGGGCGGCATATCCACGCCCATGCATACCCAGGTGGACGGCCCGGCGGTGTTCATTTACGACGGAATGCCCGGCGGCGCGGGGTTGACCCGCCAAGCCTTCGAGCGCGCCGACGAGCTTATCGAAACTACCCTCAAGACCATCCGGGACTGCCCGTGCGAGCTGGGTTGTCCCTCCTGCGTTCATTCGCCCAAATGCGGGTCGGGCAACCGGCCCATCGACAAACGGGCCGCCCTGTTCGTGCTGGAAGCCATCCGCTCGGGCGACCCCAAATCCATCACCCCGAAGGACATCGACGTGAACACGCTCCCCGGCATCGACATGAAGCGGCCCGCGCCGAAACGATTCGGCGTCATCGACATCGAAACCCGCTACTCCGCCGACGAGGTGGGCGGCTGGAACCGCGCCGACCGCATGGGCGTGTCCATCGCCTGCGTCTGGGATTCGGGCGATGAGGCCATGTTCGACTACGAGCAGGACGACATGAACGGCCTTGTGGCTCACCTGCAACGGTTCGACCTGGTCATCGGCTTCAACCATATCAAGTTCGACTATGCCGTGCTCGGCGGCCTGCATCCTTTCAGCTTCCGTTCGTTGCCCAGCCTCGATCTGCTGACGGAAGTCCAGAACCGTCTCGGCTACCGGGTCAAGCTGGACAACATCGCGTCGGCCACCCTGGGCGCGGGCAAGTCCGCAGACGGGCTCCAGGCGCTCAAGTGGTGGAAGGAAGGGCGGCTTGATTTGATTACCGAATATTGCCGCCAGGATGTGGCCGTTACGAGGGACGTGTATCTTTTCGGACGGGAGTACGGCCACGTGTTTTTCACCAACAAGGCCGGGCAAAAGGTCAAGCTGCCCGTGCAGTGGTAG